GCCGACCTCGCCGAGGGGCTGCTCGACGCGGTGGTCAACATCTCGACCTCGCAGACCGTCGGCCCCCGGGGCGGCCAGCGCGGCGGCCCACGCGCCACCCCGCCGCGTCCGAGCCTGCCCGAAGGCTCGCCCTTCCAGGAATTCTTCGACGAGTTCTTCAACGAGAACAACCGCGGCGGCGAGGGCGGCCGCCGGGTGCAGTCGCTCGGTTCCGGCTTCATCATCGACGCCGCCGAGGGCATCGTCGTCACCAACAACCACGTCATCGCCGACGCCGACGAGATCGAGGTCAACTTCGCCGACGGCGGCAAGCTGAAGGCCGAGCTGGTCGGCACCGACCCCAAGACCGACATCGCGGTGCTGAAGATCGACCCCGGCCAGCGCAAGCTCACCGCGGTCCAGTTCGGCGATTCGGCGGGAATGCGCATCGGCGACTGGGTGATGGCGATCGGCAACCCGTTCGGGCTCGGCGGCTCGGTGTCCATCGGCATCGTCTCGGCGCGCGGCCGCGACATCAATTCCGGCCCCTATGACGACTTCATCCAGACCGACGCCGCCATCAACCGCGGCAATTCGGGCGGGCCGCTGTTCGACATGCACGGCCGCGTCATCGGCATCAACACCGCGATCATCTCGCCGTCCGGCGGCTCCATCGGCATCGGCTTCTCGATTCCCTCGCAGCTCGCGGTCTCGGTCATCGAGCAGCTGCGCGAGTTCGGCGAGACGCGGCGCGGCTGGCTCGGCGTGCGCATCCAGCCCGTCACCGACGACATCGCCGAAAGCCTCGGCATGGACGAGGCGCGCGGCGCGCTGGTCGCCGGCATCATCAAGGGCGGGCCGGTCGACGACGGGTCGGTGCAGCCCGGCGACGTCATCATCCGCTTCGACGGCAAGGAGGTGCGCGCCATGCGCGACCTGCCGCGCATCGTCGCCGAAAGCCCGGTCGGCAAGGCCGTCGATGTCGTCCTGATCCGCAAGGGCGAGGAGCAGACCGTCAAGGTCACGCTCGGGCGGCTGGAGGATGGCGAGCGCATCGCCGAGGACGGCACGACGCCGCCGGCCGACGAGGCGCCGGTCGCCACGGCCGCCGTGCTCGGCATGACCGTCGCCGAGCTCGACGACGCGGCGCGCGAGAAATTCGCCATCGCGGCCGAGGTCTCCGGCGTCGTCGTCTCCGAGGTGGCCGAAGGCTCGGCCGCGGCCGAGCGCGGGGTCGCCGCCGGCGACGTCATCACCGAGATCGCGCAGGAATCGGTCTCCACCCCGCAGGAGGTGGTCGACCGCATCGCGGCGCTGAAGTCGCAGGGCCGCCGCAACGCGCTGCTGATGCTGGCCTCGAAGACCGGCGAGCTGCGCTTCGTGACGATCAGGATGGATTGACCGCCGACGCGGTCGGGACTGAATGAGCGGCGGCTTCAGGCCGCCGCTTGGCGTTTGCGCCACTCATCGCGGGCGAGCGTGTAGAAGACGTGGCGCTTCAGCGCCGGGTGGGTGTCCGGCACCTTGGGATGGTCGAAATCACTCCCCGGCACGTGGCGCATGCCGAGGCGGCGCATGACGCCGACCGAAGCATGGTTGTCGTGGACGGCGAAGGAGACGATCTCGTCGAGGCCGAGCGTCTCGAAGCCGAAGCGCAGCCACGCCTCGCCTGCTTCGGTGACATAGCCCTTGCCCTGGAATTCCGGCGCGAGCCGCCAGCCGATCTCGGTCGCGCCAGCCGGGCGCGGCGGGATCGGCCCGGACGGATAGAGCCCGGCGAAGCCGGCGCAGGCGCCGCTCTCCTTCACCTCCAGCGCCGCGAAGCCGTAGCCGCGTTCCTCGTTGCCGGCGCGCAAGCTGTCGAGGAAGGCGTCCGCCTCGTCGCGCGTGCGGCGGAAGGGGAAGAAACGCATCACCTCCTCGTCGGAATTGATGCGGAAGAAGAGATCGCGGTCGCGATCCTCCCAGTTGCGGATGATAAGGCGTGGCGTTTCCAGCCGGATCACGCGACGAACTCCTCCCGGCGATAGCCCTGGAGGTAGAGCAGGGCGGTCAGGTCGCCATGGTCGATGCGGATCTTCGCGCGCTCGGCGACAGCCGGCTTGGCGTGGAGCGCGACGCCGGTGCCGGCGAGGTCGAGCATGTCGAGGTCGTTCGCCCCGTCGCCGACGGCGATGGCGTCGGCCGGCGTCAGGCCGAGCCCGGCCGCGATCTCGCAAAGCGCCTCGGCCTTCGCCTCGCGCCCGAGGATCGGGTCGGCGACCTCGCCGGTCAGCCGCCCGTCGCGCTCGATCAGCGTGTTGGAGCGGTGCTCGTGGAAGCCGAGCTTCGCCGCGATCGGGCCGGTGAAGGTGCGGAAGCCGCCGGAGACCAGCGCGGTACGCGCGCCGGCCGCGTTCATGGTGGCGACGAGCGCGCGCGCGCCGGCGGCGAGCGTCAGGCGCGTGTCGATGATCCGGGCGATGACGCCGGCATCCAGCCCCTTGAGCAGCGCGACGCGCTCGCGCAGGGCCGGCTCGAAGGCGATCTCGCCATTCATCGAGCGGGCGGTGATCGCCGCGACATGCGCCTTGACGCCGACCTCGTCGGCCAGCTCGTCGATGCATTCCTGGTCGATCATGGTCGAATCCATGTCGGCGAGCAGCAGCTTCTTGCGCCGCGTCGCCGCCTCCTGCACGGCGACGTCGACGGGCGCATGACTGAGCGCGGCGCGCAGCGCGGCGAGCGCGGCGCCGGCCTCGGCGCCCTCGGGCAGGTGAAGATCGGCGGCGACGCCCTCGGCCAGCCAGTCGATGGCGCTTGCGCCCACAGCGCGCAAGGCTCTATCAGCGAGGTCGGACCTGAGTTCCGGCCGGGAAGGATTGGCGATCAGCGTGGCGACGAGCGGCATGGGTGAACCTTGGGACATATCCGGGAGCGCGGCCGGCAGGCGACCGCTGAAGGGCGCGATCCTGATAGCCGGGCCGACCGCCAGCGGCAAGTCGGCGCTGGCCCTGAAACTCGCCCGCGAGACGGGCGGGGTGATCGTCAACGCCGATTCCATGCAGGTCTATGCCGGCCTGCGCGTGCTGACGGCGCGGCCGGACGCGGCGGACGAGGCGGAGATCCCGCATCTTCTCTACGGCCATGTCGATCCGGCGGAAAGCTATTCGACCGGCCGTTATCTGCGTGATGTCCCCGCCCTTGCCGGGGACGGGGCTTTTGCGGGACGAACGGCGATTTTCGTCGGCGGGACGGGGCTTTATTTCCGCGCCTTGATTCAGGGTCTTTCCGAAATGCCCGAGGTGCCTGAAGAGATTCGGCAAAAATGGCGCGCGGCGGCGCGGGAGGAGGGTGCGCCGGCGCTCCACCGGCTGCTCGGCGCGCGCGACCCGGCGGCGGCGGCCGCCATCCACGAGGCCGACGCCCAGCGCATCGTGCGCGCGCTCGAGGTGCTGGAGGCGTCGGGCCGGCCGATCTCGCATTGGCAGAAGGCCGCGGGCGCGCCGGCGGTCGATGCGGACAGCGCGCGGCTTCTCGTCATCGAGCCGGACAGGGACGAACTGGCGGCGCGGATCGCGCGCCGCTTCGACGCCATGCTGGACGAGGGCGCGCTGGAGGAGGCGCGGGCGATCGGCGCGCGCGGCCTCGACCCGGCCCTGCCGGCGATGAAGGCGATCGGCGTGCGCGAGCTTCTCGTCGCCGACCGGGGCGAGATGCCGTTCGAAGAGGCGGTCGAGCGGGCGAAGACGGCGACGCGCCGATACGCCAAGCGGCAGATGACGTGGTTCCGCACCCAGTTCGGCCCCGAATGGCGACGCATCGCCATGGGCGAGGCGGTCGATCTCCGTTGAAGGGAGCGCCTTATTCGTAGAGCCGCCGCAGCCCGTCATCGTCGCGGAAGCGGCGGCGGAAGCGGTCTTCCGGCTGCGGCGCGCGCTTTTCGGGCGGGACCGGCGGCAGGGACGGCGGCGGGTCGCCCGCCTGGAACAGCGGGTCGACCGGCAGGCCGAGGCCGGAGGGCTGCGCGGAGCCGGGCGTGGCCGCGCCGCGCAGATTGGCGACCAGCGTCTGGATATCGATCTCGCCGTCGCCGGCAGCCGGCTCGCTTTCCGGCCGGCGGCGCGCGCCGGGCAGGAGCGAGGGCGCGAGATACTCGAACTTCATGCGCATCGTCGTCGCCACGCCCTCGCCGAAGGCGATGGCCTCGCGCTGGCCCATCGACGACAGGAAGGACAGCGTCGAGGCCGAGGAATCGGCGATGGCCGAGCGGATGATGTCCTGGTCGACCTCGTTGGCCAGCCGCATGGCGAAGATGGTCGAGCATTGCGACAGGACGGTGGGGTCGAGCTCTCCCGGCCGCTGGGTGACGACGCCGAGATAGCAGCCGTACTTGCGCCCTTCCTTGGCGATGCGCGACAGCGCATGGCGGGTGGGCGCGAAGCCGAGGCGCGGGTCGGCCGGCATGTAGCGGTGCGCTTCCTCGCACAGCACGAGCAGCTTCAGCCGGCCCTGGCTGTTGACCGTGAGGTCGAAGGCCATGCGCGCCAGCACCGAGCACACCGAATTGACCACCTCCGACGGCAGCACCGAAAGATCGAGGCAGGTGATCGGCTTGCCCTCGTGCGGCACGCGGAAGATGCGGCCGACCGTCTCGTGGATGTTGTCGTCGATCAACCGCGAGGCGAACATGAAGCGATAGGACGGATCGTTCATCGCCGCGTCGATGCGGATGCGCAGCGCGCGATAGATCGGCCGCTCGCTCTTGGCCTCCAGCATGCCCATGCGGTCGTCGATCAGCCTGAGCACGTCGGCGATGCGGTAGGGCACGGGCGTATCGGCAGTGATGCCGCTGGCGTCGGCCGGG
The window above is part of the Aquamicrobium sp. genome. Proteins encoded here:
- a CDS encoding DegQ family serine endoprotease, translated to MASTFLSSATGRALIGATALGLAASVIPLHGAHAQEVAPAPAPAVPSHGPASVADLAEGLLDAVVNISTSQTVGPRGGQRGGPRATPPRPSLPEGSPFQEFFDEFFNENNRGGEGGRRVQSLGSGFIIDAAEGIVVTNNHVIADADEIEVNFADGGKLKAELVGTDPKTDIAVLKIDPGQRKLTAVQFGDSAGMRIGDWVMAIGNPFGLGGSVSIGIVSARGRDINSGPYDDFIQTDAAINRGNSGGPLFDMHGRVIGINTAIISPSGGSIGIGFSIPSQLAVSVIEQLREFGETRRGWLGVRIQPVTDDIAESLGMDEARGALVAGIIKGGPVDDGSVQPGDVIIRFDGKEVRAMRDLPRIVAESPVGKAVDVVLIRKGEEQTVKVTLGRLEDGERIAEDGTTPPADEAPVATAAVLGMTVAELDDAAREKFAIAAEVSGVVVSEVAEGSAAAERGVAAGDVITEIAQESVSTPQEVVDRIAALKSQGRRNALLMLASKTGELRFVTIRMD
- a CDS encoding ATP-binding protein → MFVERAEPGETTSQERRDAAQPDLRVLGHVIHCDGARATLAAYACDEQAQVLAQWNVGRMVSINLGAIRTVGLVYRIETPVQAWDENGRNPINVHIELVGEVRDVEGRGPVFDRGITAYPHIGAIAHRIRARDLEAVYDLAGRRGLTLGQLAQDETVEARIAIDDTLNRHFAVVGTTGVGKSTAVSLLVRKAIGARPDLRVLILDPHNEFSAAFPDQSVRINTRTLELPFWLFRLEELVEVLYRGREPIPEEVDLLRDLIPLAKQSYRAPSGAALMRRPADASGITADTPVPYRIADVLRLIDDRMGMLEAKSERPIYRALRIRIDAAMNDPSYRFMFASRLIDDNIHETVGRIFRVPHEGKPITCLDLSVLPSEVVNSVCSVLARMAFDLTVNSQGRLKLLVLCEEAHRYMPADPRLGFAPTRHALSRIAKEGRKYGCYLGVVTQRPGELDPTVLSQCSTIFAMRLANEVDQDIIRSAIADSSASTLSFLSSMGQREAIAFGEGVATTMRMKFEYLAPSLLPGARRRPESEPAAGDGEIDIQTLVANLRGAATPGSAQPSGLGLPVDPLFQAGDPPPSLPPVPPEKRAPQPEDRFRRRFRDDDGLRRLYE
- a CDS encoding GNAT family N-acetyltransferase, which gives rise to MIRLETPRLIIRNWEDRDRDLFFRINSDEEVMRFFPFRRTRDEADAFLDSLRAGNEERGYGFAALEVKESGACAGFAGLYPSGPIPPRPAGATEIGWRLAPEFQGKGYVTEAGEAWLRFGFETLGLDEIVSFAVHDNHASVGVMRRLGMRHVPGSDFDHPKVPDTHPALKRHVFYTLARDEWRKRQAAA
- the serB gene encoding phosphoserine phosphatase SerB, which gives rise to MPLVATLIANPSRPELRSDLADRALRAVGASAIDWLAEGVAADLHLPEGAEAGAALAALRAALSHAPVDVAVQEAATRRKKLLLADMDSTMIDQECIDELADEVGVKAHVAAITARSMNGEIAFEPALRERVALLKGLDAGVIARIIDTRLTLAAGARALVATMNAAGARTALVSGGFRTFTGPIAAKLGFHEHRSNTLIERDGRLTGEVADPILGREAKAEALCEIAAGLGLTPADAIAVGDGANDLDMLDLAGTGVALHAKPAVAERAKIRIDHGDLTALLYLQGYRREEFVA
- the miaA gene encoding tRNA (adenosine(37)-N6)-dimethylallyltransferase MiaA, with protein sequence MGEPWDISGSAAGRRPLKGAILIAGPTASGKSALALKLARETGGVIVNADSMQVYAGLRVLTARPDAADEAEIPHLLYGHVDPAESYSTGRYLRDVPALAGDGAFAGRTAIFVGGTGLYFRALIQGLSEMPEVPEEIRQKWRAAAREEGAPALHRLLGARDPAAAAAIHEADAQRIVRALEVLEASGRPISHWQKAAGAPAVDADSARLLVIEPDRDELAARIARRFDAMLDEGALEEARAIGARGLDPALPAMKAIGVRELLVADRGEMPFEEAVERAKTATRRYAKRQMTWFRTQFGPEWRRIAMGEAVDLR